A stretch of the Psychroserpens sp. Hel_I_66 genome encodes the following:
- the asnB gene encoding asparagine synthase (glutamine-hydrolyzing) yields MCGIYGTTLKYSEQQVKDKLKRTAFRGPDKMGWEFYKTDNQQITFGHNRLSIIDLDPRSNQPFTYYDHVHIVFNGEVYNFKSIKETLKKRGYEFKTTSDTEVLCAAYLEYGQDCVDHFQGMFAFVIYDEKKQVFFGARDRLGKKPFYYYHNGKDFEFASQISSIQLHMDDLTISEKAIAYYLAWGNVPDPQSIFNEVKKLKAGHKFTFDLKTGDFETKAYWDIDYKNERPYKGSYEDAKKEFNGILKDVVSARLFADVPVGVFLSGGVDSSLVASVASQTSSTKIKTFSVKFNEKGFDESKYAQEVADHLQTDHNVIECNYDEGIDLIKNFCHYYDEPFSDSSAIPSMLLAKHTRKQVTVALSGDGGDESFIGYHRYNWAKKGSLIYKLPLSIRKFGANILEYAPHYKLKVISKALRYKDENEVYLSAMTGVDRSYVDTPYDTRDIEDLKYLVHENKNFYERISDFDTKTYLNYDINTKVDRATMAFSLEARAPLLDHQIVDFANSLPTEYKFHNGVMKRILKDVLYESVPKHIFDRPKAGFTMPFARWFKEDLKDYVLSELDDQSLKSIPCIDVEKVQFMIKQHMDGSWNRYPLIWNLLVLKQWLNNNGKSYSIK; encoded by the coding sequence ATGTGTGGAATATACGGAACAACCCTAAAATATAGCGAACAACAAGTCAAAGACAAGTTAAAGCGAACAGCGTTTAGAGGTCCAGACAAGATGGGTTGGGAGTTTTACAAAACCGATAATCAGCAAATCACATTTGGTCATAATCGGTTGTCAATTATTGATTTAGATCCAAGATCAAACCAACCTTTTACATATTACGATCATGTTCATATTGTATTTAATGGAGAGGTTTACAATTTTAAGTCCATAAAAGAAACCCTTAAAAAAAGAGGTTATGAGTTTAAAACTACCAGTGATACTGAGGTCTTATGTGCAGCATATTTAGAATACGGGCAAGACTGTGTAGACCACTTTCAAGGAATGTTTGCTTTTGTGATTTATGATGAAAAAAAACAAGTCTTTTTTGGGGCAAGAGATCGTTTAGGGAAGAAACCTTTTTATTATTACCATAATGGTAAAGATTTTGAATTTGCAAGCCAGATTTCTTCAATCCAATTGCATATGGATGATCTTACAATTTCAGAAAAAGCGATTGCCTATTACTTAGCCTGGGGAAATGTTCCAGACCCACAATCTATATTTAACGAAGTAAAAAAACTTAAAGCTGGTCACAAATTTACATTTGACTTAAAGACTGGTGACTTTGAAACAAAAGCATATTGGGATATCGATTATAAAAATGAAAGACCATATAAAGGCAGTTATGAAGATGCAAAAAAAGAGTTCAATGGTATTTTAAAAGACGTTGTATCTGCACGCCTATTTGCAGATGTTCCGGTTGGTGTATTTCTTTCTGGTGGTGTGGATTCTTCTTTGGTTGCTTCCGTAGCATCTCAAACATCATCTACAAAAATCAAAACATTCTCAGTAAAATTCAATGAGAAGGGATTCGACGAAAGCAAATATGCACAAGAAGTAGCAGACCATTTACAGACCGATCATAATGTTATAGAATGTAATTATGATGAAGGTATAGACCTAATCAAAAATTTCTGTCACTATTATGATGAGCCATTTTCAGATTCTTCTGCTATTCCTTCAATGTTATTAGCAAAACACACTAGAAAACAAGTCACTGTTGCACTTTCTGGAGATGGAGGTGATGAAAGTTTTATTGGTTATCACCGCTACAATTGGGCAAAAAAAGGAAGTCTTATATACAAACTGCCATTATCCATTAGAAAATTTGGCGCCAATATTTTAGAGTATGCTCCGCATTATAAATTAAAGGTTATCTCAAAAGCACTTCGTTATAAAGATGAAAATGAAGTGTATCTAAGTGCGATGACTGGAGTGGATCGATCTTATGTCGATACACCTTATGATACTAGAGATATTGAGGACTTAAAATATTTAGTGCACGAGAATAAAAACTTTTATGAACGTATTTCAGATTTTGACACCAAAACATACCTCAATTACGATATTAATACAAAGGTAGATAGAGCTACGATGGCATTCTCTCTAGAAGCCCGTGCTCCCCTACTTGATCATCAAATAGTCGATTTTGCAAATTCCCTTCCTACGGAATATAAATTTCATAATGGTGTCATGAAACGTATCTTAAAAGATGTGCTTTATGAGTCTGTACCAAAACATATTTTTGATCGACCAAAAGCTGGGTTCACCATGCCTTTTGCACGTTGGTTCAAAGAGGATTTAAAGGATTATGTTTTAAGTGAATTAGATGACCAATCCTTAAAGTCTATTCCTTGTATAGACGTTGAGAAAGTTCAGTTTATGATAAAACAACATATGGATGGTAGCTGGAACAGGTATCCTCTTATTTGGAATCTTCTGGTTTTAAAACAATGGCTCAATAACAACGGGAAATCGTATTCGATAAAATAA
- a CDS encoding glycosyltransferase gives MPKSKIDVVFVLPSLVAGGAERVMSLVAKNLNTKDFKTTLVVIGYEREKAYNVDGLHVIYLNQPRVVKGIPKLYKFISKNKPDVVVSCMSHLNTALALILLRFPKIKLINREANIKKVTALYYGSQKSFFGNVLKKIADKRTNAIICQSQDMADELITELNVPKSKVTVINNPISDAFKLASNKKNDEIKKYITVGRLHEEKGHLRLLNVLSKLETPFKYLIIGTGEWEDNIKKHITELDLEAQVEFVEYTDQIPQYLEYSDLFLQGSYAEGFPNALLESCAIGTAVIAFNAPGGTNEIVEHGVNGYLAKNEKEFLEYLKKLNENPLDSKKVSDSVFTKFKKDKIVKQFEDLIKQVFQK, from the coding sequence ATGCCAAAATCTAAAATAGATGTTGTTTTCGTTTTACCATCCTTAGTTGCTGGAGGTGCAGAACGTGTGATGTCTTTGGTGGCAAAAAATCTAAACACAAAAGATTTTAAAACCACTTTAGTTGTTATAGGCTACGAGAGAGAAAAAGCCTATAATGTCGATGGACTGCATGTTATTTATCTCAACCAGCCTCGTGTTGTTAAGGGTATTCCGAAGTTATACAAATTCATATCTAAAAATAAGCCAGACGTAGTTGTGAGCTGTATGTCACATTTAAATACTGCTCTTGCCCTTATTTTATTGCGCTTTCCAAAAATTAAATTGATAAATCGCGAAGCCAATATTAAAAAAGTAACTGCGCTATATTATGGATCTCAAAAGTCTTTCTTCGGAAATGTGCTAAAAAAAATTGCAGATAAAAGAACCAATGCTATCATATGTCAATCTCAAGACATGGCAGATGAGCTTATTACAGAATTAAATGTCCCAAAATCCAAGGTTACGGTTATAAACAATCCAATATCTGATGCTTTTAAACTAGCTTCAAATAAAAAAAACGATGAAATAAAAAAATACATCACTGTTGGAAGACTACACGAAGAAAAAGGGCATTTAAGACTATTGAATGTGCTATCAAAACTAGAAACGCCATTTAAGTATCTTATTATTGGGACTGGCGAATGGGAAGACAACATTAAAAAGCACATAACTGAACTTGATCTTGAGGCACAAGTAGAATTTGTCGAGTATACAGATCAAATCCCACAATATTTAGAGTACAGCGATTTATTTTTACAAGGCTCCTATGCAGAGGGATTTCCTAATGCACTCTTAGAAAGCTGCGCCATTGGTACTGCTGTAATTGCATTTAATGCACCTGGTGGCACAAATGAAATTGTAGAACATGGTGTGAATGGCTATTTAGCAAAAAATGAAAAAGAATTTCTAGAGTATTTAAAAAAACTCAATGAAAACCCATTGGATTCTAAAAAAGTGAGCGACAGTGTTTTTACTAAATTTAAAAAAGATAAAATTGTTAAACAATTTGAAGATCTCATAAAACAAGTATTCCAAAAATAA
- a CDS encoding glycosyltransferase, whose translation MEKKKLCVLAISLSSGGAERVISLLLKNLVHDFDVTLILLSNNIFFKTPKNLKIICLGKPEVLDTTSPFSKLKNMAQFVFKYRAIAKSEKFDVVMSFLALPNIINGMVTTKLTPKPKTIISERCFPTKMYDKNNFAMRVAKTFYPRYYNKTDVLFSNSLHINKDLKDNFGIKIPTELIYNPIEIDDQKTHKDSYKLNEQFKVISVGSHTPAKNQILLLKAVRHLNSGYSLTIPGAGPLTDELNNFAEKNNLENQLNLPGSVTNVKDYLLQNDCFVLSSNTEGFPNVLLEAMAAGLPVISTNCLSGPLEILNDNEPVSIPKGEFYLAKYGILINTEDDLALSKAILFLRNHKEDRKKYSDLGFQKAQNFSLPKIYEQVKQLINNQTN comes from the coding sequence ATGGAGAAAAAGAAACTTTGTGTATTAGCCATAAGCCTATCATCTGGAGGTGCAGAGCGAGTAATAAGCCTATTGCTCAAAAACCTAGTTCATGATTTTGATGTGACATTAATTTTGCTATCCAATAACATTTTCTTTAAAACTCCAAAAAATCTAAAAATCATATGTTTGGGAAAACCAGAAGTATTAGACACGACATCACCTTTCTCAAAATTAAAAAATATGGCACAATTTGTATTTAAATATCGTGCCATCGCTAAAAGTGAAAAGTTTGATGTGGTCATGTCCTTTTTAGCGCTTCCAAATATCATTAATGGAATGGTCACGACAAAATTAACACCAAAACCAAAAACAATAATTAGCGAGCGTTGTTTCCCTACTAAAATGTACGACAAAAACAATTTTGCAATGCGAGTTGCAAAAACATTTTATCCAAGATACTACAATAAAACAGATGTATTGTTTTCAAATTCTTTGCATATAAACAAGGATTTAAAAGATAACTTCGGAATAAAAATCCCAACAGAGTTAATATACAATCCAATAGAAATTGATGACCAAAAAACACACAAAGATTCATATAAATTAAATGAACAATTTAAGGTGATTAGTGTTGGAAGTCATACACCTGCAAAAAACCAGATTTTGCTATTAAAAGCTGTTAGGCATCTCAACTCAGGTTATAGTCTAACAATTCCTGGAGCGGGACCACTTACTGATGAATTAAATAATTTTGCAGAAAAAAATAATTTAGAAAATCAGCTCAATTTACCAGGCAGTGTGACTAATGTCAAAGATTATCTCTTACAGAATGATTGTTTTGTACTTTCATCAAATACAGAAGGTTTTCCCAATGTACTTTTAGAAGCCATGGCTGCTGGACTTCCTGTAATTTCAACAAATTGCCTATCTGGACCTTTGGAAATTCTTAACGATAATGAACCAGTTTCTATACCAAAAGGCGAATTTTACTTGGCCAAATATGGCATTTTAATAAATACTGAAGATGACCTTGCATTGTCAAAAGCTATATTATTTTTGCGTAACCATAAGGAAGATCGAAAAAAATACAGCGATCTAGGTTTTCAAAAAGCCCAAAACTTTAGTTTGCCCAAAATTTATGAGCAGGTAAAGCAGTTAATAAACAACCAAACCAATTAA
- the asnB gene encoding asparagine synthase (glutamine-hydrolyzing) — protein MCGINGVIFKSEQDEHTVKKTLTVMNDLIIHRGPDDDGAFIKTTKNHSVGMAMRRLSIIDLSSGQQPMFSEDKNIAIVFNGEIYNFLKLKHQLENNGVQFKTTSDTEVILKLYEEKGTEAFRDLDGMFGLSIYDFNKNKVFIARDYFGEKPLYYTTTKGEFFWASELKSIINSLPAKPVISKTGLNLFFRLTYIPAPNTIYDGIYKLEPNHFISYDLENNTIEIDKIHPDNTIEKSNLSFDEAKKEVNKKIFESVESRSISDVPLGTFLSGGVDSSVVTYCLAEMTDAKIDTFSIGFEKKSFDETDKSQVVAKMVNSNHHEFIVSENDLKTHTNEILLNFDEPFADSSSLPTFLVSAKTKQHVKVALTGDGGDEVFGGYNKYYIGKLNNKYTNIVPERVHSKVNTISKKLLQQKDDSRGIKYRLNKLINAIDYGNNYYWDIISLGLTEVDIQTLLVEDFQEQNIFDYYKKKSGISNPKSLNDFRTIDRHMSLEGDMLVKVDRTSMLNSLECRSPFLNRELFNFTMSLPEDYLLKKWSKKHILKEAFSEAFPKGFLEKSKQGFGVPVGDWLRDGLKKELMSYIELPLLKSQGIFNTSEILKLVNNHIDGKADNTFKVWSFFCFQKWYIHTYLNS, from the coding sequence ATGTGCGGAATTAATGGCGTAATATTTAAGTCTGAACAAGATGAACATACCGTAAAAAAAACACTTACGGTTATGAATGATCTCATTATCCATCGAGGACCAGATGATGATGGTGCGTTTATTAAAACCACAAAAAACCATAGCGTTGGTATGGCGATGCGTAGACTGTCAATCATAGATTTAAGCTCTGGCCAACAACCTATGTTTTCCGAAGATAAAAATATTGCAATTGTTTTTAATGGTGAGATTTATAATTTTTTAAAGCTGAAACATCAACTCGAAAACAACGGTGTACAATTTAAAACAACTAGTGATACAGAAGTTATATTAAAACTTTACGAAGAAAAAGGAACGGAAGCTTTTAGGGATCTTGACGGGATGTTTGGTTTGAGTATTTATGATTTCAATAAAAATAAAGTTTTTATAGCTCGAGATTATTTTGGAGAAAAGCCCCTGTATTATACAACAACTAAGGGAGAGTTTTTTTGGGCTTCTGAACTAAAGTCAATAATTAATAGTCTCCCAGCAAAGCCAGTTATTAGTAAAACAGGACTTAATCTGTTTTTTAGATTAACTTATATCCCTGCTCCAAATACCATTTATGATGGTATATATAAATTAGAGCCAAATCATTTTATTAGTTATGATCTGGAAAATAACACAATAGAAATCGATAAAATCCATCCAGATAACACTATAGAAAAATCAAATCTTTCTTTTGATGAAGCAAAAAAAGAGGTCAATAAAAAAATTTTTGAAAGTGTTGAAAGTCGGTCCATTTCAGATGTGCCATTGGGAACATTTCTTTCGGGAGGCGTAGATTCTTCAGTGGTGACCTATTGTCTTGCAGAGATGACAGATGCTAAAATTGATACGTTTTCAATAGGCTTTGAGAAAAAATCTTTTGATGAAACCGATAAATCCCAAGTGGTTGCGAAAATGGTAAACAGTAACCACCATGAATTTATCGTAAGTGAAAATGACCTTAAAACACACACTAATGAGATTCTCTTAAACTTTGATGAACCTTTTGCCGATTCTTCTTCCCTCCCAACCTTTCTCGTTTCTGCAAAAACGAAACAACACGTCAAAGTGGCGTTGACTGGTGATGGCGGTGACGAAGTTTTTGGTGGCTATAATAAATATTATATTGGGAAACTCAACAATAAATACACCAATATTGTCCCAGAACGTGTTCACAGTAAAGTCAATACAATTTCTAAAAAATTACTGCAGCAAAAGGATGATAGTCGAGGTATTAAATACCGTCTCAATAAATTGATAAATGCTATAGATTATGGCAACAATTATTATTGGGATATTATTTCATTGGGATTGACTGAAGTTGATATTCAAACCCTTTTGGTAGAGGATTTTCAAGAGCAAAACATTTTTGATTATTACAAGAAAAAATCAGGGATTAGCAATCCTAAATCCTTAAACGATTTTAGAACTATTGACCGTCACATGAGCCTCGAAGGCGATATGTTGGTCAAAGTTGATAGAACAAGTATGCTCAATTCCCTAGAGTGCAGATCTCCGTTTTTAAATAGGGAATTGTTCAATTTCACCATGAGTTTACCTGAGGATTATCTATTAAAAAAATGGAGTAAAAAGCATATTTTAAAAGAAGCTTTTTCCGAAGCATTTCCAAAGGGATTTTTAGAAAAATCAAAACAAGGTTTTGGCGTACCTGTTGGAGATTGGTTGCGCGACGGTCTTAAAAAAGAGTTGATGAGCTATATAGAATTACCGCTGTTAAAGTCTCAGGGAATTTTTAATACTTCGGAAATTTTAAAACTAGTAAACAATCACATCGACGGAAAAGCAGATAATACCTTTAAGGTATGGTCATTTTTCTGTTTTCAAAAGTGGTACATTCACACGTATTTAAATTCTTAA
- a CDS encoding glycosyltransferase family 4 protein gives MKKLIRITTVPSSLRSLLKGQHRFMSDYFEVIGVSGKGDALDEVKQNEGIRTHVVEMTRTITPFKDLKATYQLYKFFKKERPFIVHTHTPKAGTVGMLAAKLAGVPHRLHTIAGLPLLEASGSKRKLLDVVEKFTYSCATFILPNSHGLEKIIIDNNYAKPSKLKVIGNGSSNGIDTSHYDATLVSEEKKEALKEELHIKENDIVFIFIGRLVKDKGINELVGAYNKLSKKNLNTKLILVGYKENNLDPLLPVTETIITENKQILAVGLQKDIRPYVAISHALTFASYREGFPNVVLQAGCMGLPCIVSNINGCNEIIEQNTNGLIVPVKDEKALVKAMEFMISHPQKRKQMATVARAHIVERFEQQFVWNEILKTYKSLEQ, from the coding sequence TTGAAAAAATTAATTCGCATAACAACAGTTCCCTCCTCCTTGAGATCACTTTTAAAGGGACAGCATCGCTTTATGAGTGATTATTTTGAAGTTATTGGCGTTTCGGGAAAAGGTGATGCACTTGATGAAGTAAAACAAAACGAAGGCATTAGAACTCACGTTGTGGAAATGACACGTACGATTACACCTTTTAAAGATTTAAAAGCAACGTACCAATTGTATAAATTTTTTAAAAAGGAACGTCCCTTTATCGTACATACACATACACCAAAAGCTGGCACTGTTGGCATGCTAGCTGCAAAACTAGCTGGTGTGCCTCATAGATTGCACACCATAGCTGGATTACCATTATTGGAAGCATCGGGAAGTAAACGTAAATTATTGGATGTTGTTGAGAAGTTCACGTATAGTTGCGCAACATTTATTTTGCCCAATTCTCACGGACTAGAGAAAATAATCATAGATAACAACTATGCAAAACCGTCAAAACTTAAGGTTATTGGTAATGGTAGCTCAAACGGGATAGATACGAGCCATTATGATGCAACTTTAGTTTCCGAAGAAAAAAAAGAAGCCTTAAAAGAAGAATTACATATTAAAGAAAATGATATCGTTTTCATTTTTATTGGTCGTTTAGTGAAAGATAAAGGAATTAATGAATTGGTAGGCGCGTATAATAAACTCAGCAAAAAAAATCTAAACACCAAGCTCATTTTAGTAGGTTATAAAGAAAATAATCTTGACCCCCTTTTACCCGTAACTGAGACTATAATTACTGAAAACAAACAGATTTTAGCGGTAGGACTTCAAAAAGATATAAGGCCTTATGTGGCAATTTCCCACGCGTTGACTTTTGCAAGCTATAGAGAGGGATTTCCTAATGTTGTTCTGCAGGCTGGTTGTATGGGATTACCCTGTATCGTATCTAATATTAATGGTTGTAATGAAATTATTGAGCAAAACACCAATGGGCTTATAGTTCCTGTTAAAGATGAAAAAGCTCTTGTAAAGGCTATGGAGTTTATGATTAGTCATCCACAAAAACGTAAACAAATGGCTACTGTGGCGAGAGCACATATTGTTGAGCGTTTTGAGCAGCAATTTGTTTGGAACGAAATTTTAAAAACCTATAAAAGCTTAGAGCAATGA
- a CDS encoding sugar transferase, which translates to MKLYSNFFKRILDFFASVIGFVLLFPLFLVVWIILLIKNNGSAFFYQERPGKDESIFKIIKFKTMNDKKDIHGELLPAQQRLTKTGIFMRKYSLDEIPQLLNVIKGDMSLIGPRPLLIKYLPLYNETEKQRHNIRPGITGWAQVNGRNAIGWDQKFALDVWYVKNLSLLLDIKILFLTVYKVFKKDGIYTTNEDIMPDFTGTKPDN; encoded by the coding sequence ATGAAATTATACAGCAATTTCTTCAAACGGATATTAGACTTTTTCGCTTCTGTAATTGGCTTTGTGCTGTTATTCCCTCTGTTTTTGGTTGTTTGGATCATACTATTAATCAAAAATAATGGAAGCGCATTTTTCTACCAAGAAAGACCGGGAAAAGACGAAAGTATTTTTAAGATTATAAAATTTAAGACCATGAATGATAAAAAAGACATTCATGGCGAGTTGCTGCCAGCACAGCAGCGATTGACAAAAACAGGTATTTTTATGCGGAAATATTCTTTAGATGAAATCCCTCAACTTCTCAATGTCATTAAGGGCGATATGAGTTTGATTGGGCCTCGACCTCTGTTAATAAAGTATCTGCCTCTATATAATGAAACAGAAAAACAGCGACACAATATTAGACCAGGAATTACGGGTTGGGCACAGGTAAATGGTAGAAATGCTATTGGTTGGGATCAAAAATTTGCTCTAGATGTTTGGTATGTAAAAAATCTATCTTTGTTATTAGATATAAAAATTCTATTTTTAACAGTATACAAAGTTTTTAAAAAAGACGGAATTTACACTACAAACGAAGACATTATGCCAGATTTTACAGGAACCAAACCGGATAATTAA
- a CDS encoding ATP-grasp domain-containing protein: MKLNILFTCSGRRNYLINYFKTAINNNGKIFAADINLSAPSMVDADVAILVPSVYSENYIAELKNIIEDHKIDAIISLNDLELPILSKHKQELESLGTKVIISSEKVIDISFDKIETFKFLKSIGLETPLTYTTLEVVKNALTIKKIDFPLVVKPRWGSGSIGVDFVESIEELELAFKLQHLKLKKSILNTVSLNDADHAILIQEKINGKEYGMDVLNDFENNYYGSFAREKYSMRCGETDKAISIIDDRFEKIGQKIASNLKHMGTLDCDFFVTKDKIYVLELNPRFGGGYPFSHQAGINTAAIYIEWLKGNNDVDQFNNYKPNKLFSKCDNFIQINNFKKS; the protein is encoded by the coding sequence ATGAAACTTAACATCTTATTTACTTGTTCAGGAAGGCGTAATTATCTCATAAATTATTTTAAGACTGCCATTAATAATAATGGTAAAATATTTGCTGCAGATATAAACTTATCTGCTCCATCAATGGTAGATGCAGATGTTGCTATTTTAGTGCCAAGTGTTTACAGTGAAAACTATATCGCTGAATTAAAAAACATTATAGAAGATCATAAAATTGATGCCATCATTTCGCTTAATGATTTAGAATTACCAATTTTATCAAAACATAAACAAGAATTAGAATCGCTTGGCACTAAAGTGATTATTTCAAGTGAGAAAGTGATTGATATATCTTTTGATAAAATAGAAACATTTAAATTTCTTAAAAGTATTGGTCTGGAAACACCACTTACATATACCACTTTAGAAGTTGTAAAAAACGCATTAACAATCAAAAAAATAGATTTCCCTTTAGTAGTTAAGCCTCGTTGGGGAAGCGGATCAATTGGTGTTGATTTTGTTGAATCTATTGAAGAATTAGAATTAGCTTTTAAGTTGCAACATCTAAAACTAAAGAAATCAATTTTAAACACCGTTAGCCTTAATGATGCTGATCATGCCATTTTAATACAAGAAAAAATTAATGGCAAAGAATATGGTATGGATGTTTTAAACGATTTTGAAAACAACTATTATGGATCTTTTGCGAGAGAGAAATATAGTATGCGTTGTGGAGAAACCGATAAAGCTATTTCAATTATTGACGATCGTTTTGAAAAAATAGGACAAAAGATAGCATCTAACTTAAAACATATGGGAACATTAGATTGTGATTTTTTTGTAACCAAAGACAAGATTTATGTTTTAGAACTTAACCCAAGATTTGGTGGCGGATATCCTTTTTCACATCAAGCAGGAATAAATACAGCTGCCATATATATTGAATGGCTTAAGGGAAATAATGATGTTGATCAATTCAATAATTATAAACCTAATAAGCTTTTCTCTAAATGTGATAACTTTATTCAAATAAATAACTTCAAAAAAAGCTAA